Genomic window (Sebastes umbrosus isolate fSebUmb1 chromosome 21, fSebUmb1.pri, whole genome shotgun sequence):
agcgctctacacatgttgaccgtcatcttttcttgtaaaatgtccggtgtaatcggtaacaccggtgttgtcacaagtttattaactggtgggaacattttcctcactgtcacatccctaccaatgaccattacaggcatcgtacggtaccttcggtactgtagaataagagtaccgtcacttttaGAATTTTGGCCTTGACTTTGTACCGAAGtgtcggttcttgtgacatccctactgaaaacggtcaaatcgttgagtgtggaacgctggacacttttcacactcaattgtcgccatcttggctacgtatagcggaaggggcgggaccacgaccactattcaaacataggAAAATGGCGGCAGATGATGCAGGAGCTTTTGCGGTGCTGAACAACGTACCTTATAGATATCTATGGGCTACGTAGAtatcagaataaaacaatacgtaaacataccggtgcattttcagccgacaggaggacacatcgtaggcgtaggTGACGAcattggaaacgtaatttccactttgctttcgttttctgtgtattcttgatcaacaaagcaggcagatattttggcgggtagttgacgagtaaaacctgaaggaagcagcaatgcaacacaaaggatgccagctgccgcaaaaccctgaagaagaagatattttggcgagTAGCGAGCTGCAGTGAAATGTTTCGTTCGTCATTTCCAGtaagtgcgccgcagagtattcgatttgagacgaccctaccccgttgaaattcacgcactactcaagtaagtacagagtgcacacagtgcactacattgaagtgtacttcatGAAGTatgtggattggaacacactgtctGTGATTGTGCTTTGAAACTGTAGTCTAAACATGTAGCTTATTAATGTCCCCATTGTTGACTGTCCCCTATTTGTTTTGATAATGTTACTTACCACACTGAGATCTTGTCCTGTTTTACATATGACCGATACGTACCCATGACGGAAGCATAATGAGATGATATCTTGAGCTGGAAATATTTGTgactcacatacagtacagtcaaATGATGGTTTAATGTCCTCTCTTTCCATCCTTAGTGCAAAACGGATCAATGCATCAAAAGGATGGTGtgaatgatgatgattttgAGCCTTATCTAAGCGGCCAGACAAATCAGGTAATGTCCTACAGTAAACTTTAAAATGTCACCTAGTACTTGTGGCCAGTATTTAGCCTATAATCTCATGTTATGGACAAATTAGTTTCATATTTTAGGTGTCAGccacaaaacacattaatacaGTCACTccagtttcattattttattattattctttattcGGATCTCCATTAACTTCCACAGAGTGATCGCTaatcttcctggggtccacaccAAAACTAGGactgcaccgatccgactttttcagtccagataCCGATAgggatacctgggctttgggtatcgaccgatacagagtaccgatccgatacctgtctttaattaataagatgtgtgcctcactgtgtggaggtcactgggatcattcttttatgtgtaaggcaacatcaggcttgacttaaacatcactttcctaactttgtaaaacaaaatgtaacaaataaatgcatagatatgtttactgaattgttatttattattaaaataataaatcttacaccagcaacttggtaaaaaaaaatcttcaaaatgaatagaaattatttacattaattacaattcaagtgtaaatcgttttaatgcagcaacaaattggtcataacttaaacagaaattaaaattacagtctAATAATGTATATAGGCTAGTatgtaaacatagaactgaattgaatagaatgATCCCATTGTCATCGAttcccgatccagctatttgagtcagtatcggcccgatatccgatccggtatcggtgcatccctaacaaaaacaataacaacaaaaacaatttaaaatcaaactgtcagtaaaacaagaaaagacaaaacaagccCAAGCTcacattgtgagcatgttgtttgtttcttaaGATGACATATGCTCCTTTAACTCCCAATCTATATTCACTGTCTGTAATATGATATCATGTTTAATTATTTGCTGATTTGTTAATTGCATTGTCATCATGTATAGTACATTAACCGTCTGTCTCCCTATTCCCCACAGAGTAACAACTATCCACCAATGTCTGACCCCTACATGCCCAGCTACTATGCTCCATCCATTGGTTTCCCTTACTCACTGGGAGAGGCCGCTTGGTCCACAGCAGGAGACCCTCCTATGCCCTACCTTACCACCTATGGACAGATGAGCAATGGCGAGCCGCACTTCATCCCTGACGGTGTGTTCAGCCAGCCGGGTGCCCTGGGGAACACCCCTCCCTTCCTGGGCCAGCACGGCTTCAATTTCTTCCCTGGTAATGCAGACTTTTCTACCTGGGGTACCAGTGTCTCTCAGGGTCAGACCACGCAGACCTCGGTCTACAGTAACAGCTATGGGTACGCCCCCAGCTCCCTGGGTCGGGCCATCACGGACGGACAGGCGGGCTTTGGAAGCGACACCCAGCTTAGTAAAGTCCCGGTACTGAACAGCATCGAGCAAGGTATGACGGGCTTAAAACTGGGTACGGACATGGTGGCAGCTGTCACTAAAACCGTGGGCTCCCCCCTAGTAGGCACGGCAGGTATGAGCAGCATGGCAGCCAATAGCCTCCCCCCGTCTGTCAGCTCATCCGCACCCAAACCTGCCTCCTGGGCAGCCATTGCCAAGAAGCCGGCCAAGCCACAGCCCAAGGTCAAACCCAAAGCCAACATGGGGATGGGGGGAGGCGccatccccccaccccccataaAGCACAATATGAACATTGGTACTTGGGATGATAAGGGCTCTCTGAACAAGCCCCCGTTAGCTCAGACTATGATGCCCCCGCAGCCTATGGTGCAGCAGCCTCTCCTAGCTCAGCCCCAGCCCCTTCTGCAGAACCCGTTGCCCCctcaacaccaacaccaacaccaacaccaacaccaacaccaacaccagccccaacaccaacaccaacaccaacaacaacaacaccaacaccaacaccaccaacaccagccccaacaccaacaccaacaccaacaccaacaccagaCCTACCATCTCCATTCTCTCCAGTCCCCCCAACACCCCCAGCCTATGCCCCCTGGCCCTCAGCACCTGCACCTCTCCTCTCAGCCTGGCCCCCCACAGCCCCTTCATCAGCATCAGCAACAACCCCAGCAGCCTGGTCCACCCCCCAACCGCTGGGTGGCTCCCAGGAACCGGGGCGAGGGCTTCGGTCTGGGTGGGGGAGTCCCACTGAGTGCCTCCCCTTGCTCTGGCGAAGTGCATCCCGTGCTGGAGAAACTCCGCGCCCTCAACAACTACAACCCCAAAGACTTTGACTGGAACTTGAAAAACGGACGTGTTTTCATCATCAAGAGCTATTCCGAAGACGACATCCACCGCTCAATCAAGTACTCTATCTGGTGCAGCACAGAACACGGCAACAAGCGTCTGGACGGCGCCTACCGCTCACTGGGCAACAAGGGGCCCCTGTACCTGTTGTTCAGCGTCAACGGCAGCGGGCACTTCTGCGGCGTGGCTGAGATGCGCTCACCGGTGGACTACAATGCCTATGCAGGCGTCTGGTCTCAGGACAAGTGGAAGGGCAAGTTTGAGGTGAAGTGGGCATTCATCAAAGACGTGCCCAACAACCAGCTGCGACACATCCGGCTGGAGAACAATGACAACAAGCCAGTGACCAACTCCAGGGACACTCAGGAAGTACCTCTGGAGAAGGCCAAACAAGTGCTTAAAATTATCGCCACTTACAAGCATACCACCTCAATCTTTGATGACTTTGCACATTACGAGAAACgtcaggaagaggaggaggctctGAGGAAGGTGAGATAAACATACATATAAATAGCCCTGTAAATAGCTTGTTTGTATGCTGTTCAGTTTAGTTATTTTAAATGGAGGTAACTTTCCCTGAGTCACTGCTACAGGCTGCAGACTGTAATCAGCTGATCTTGTTCCACCTGCTCTTAGCCAGAGGTTGTAACATCCTGTGGCTGAATGAACAGTGTGGTGTAAATGGAAGTTCCCAGAGGCCTGTCAGCAGATTGACATGCCACCATTACTCACAGGCAGGTTCAGGAAACCCTGATTCCTCATCGGCCATCTTGTGCCTCTGAGATGTGTGATGATATGCCCAAGTGGAGTGAGATGCATAGAGGTTTCCCGAAATAGCCCGCATTCCTGGCATTCCTTCTCTCAGACAAAGGCAGACGTAGGCTCTGATCTCCCTTTGAACGCCGAGCCTCTCTGCCCTCCACAGGCTCCTCATGCTTTACTAGTCTTTAACAACATAAGCCCCTCGGCCTGCAAACTGGCTGCAACGTGCCTCCGAGTTGGTACAGTTTGCCTCAGATGTTCTAAACGGTtgattttaaaagaaatgtttccCATGATAAAAATGCATTATTTCATTTGTTCTGAAAGGCTCACACGGTGCGCCCTCCGAGGGGGAAACTAAAATATGTTGCCGTGGTAATAACAGTGGTGTACCAAAAATGTTAGTCTAAGTGGTAAAAACTCGGtgggatgctgctgctgtggaaaAACAGCATCCAAGGAGAGAATAACATGTTATCACCGCTACCGTTCTGCTGCATCCATTCTTAGATTCACCAGTATGCTAATCTAATTGCGTTTTAGAAAACCCCCCGTGACCCGCTCCCTCTTTTCCTcccactccccccccccactgctGGTGCTCCATTGATGCTGTATTGACTCCTCTCTGCTGACCTTGTTAATATGCGCCGGGTTACTTTCTCATAAATATTTCAAGTCAATGTTTTCAGCCTTCTGAAAACAACCTGTCAGTAGAAAGCCTGTTTCATCCTGCGTTGTGCAGGCGTTGCGCCGCGCTGCTTTTGTAGCCCTGACCTCCTACATGACAGCATCGGCCCAGCCGAGGCCTCGCCCTCCTTCGCCTGACAAGGTTAATTGTTCTCTATTGTTTGGCCTGTCCTTCCCGAACTTTGAGAGGTGTCAAACCAGCGCAGCCACCTGCTCTATTAACACCTTcccaaagtgttttttaaaagataaCTTTGGATCTAAATGTTGTTGCAGGATTTTATTAGCATAACTAATTTGGCGATTAGAGGTTAGCTCCTTCCTTACTGGAGTTACAGTAATAAGGAAGCTCATGCTGTGTTGTGAATACCAGTTTGCTCTCCCCAGAGCCACAGCCCAGTGTGAGCGACCATTCTGGGGATAGAGTTACACTGGTCTCACAGGGCTTTTCCCAGACCAGTGACATGGACACCCACTCCTCAAAGAGGACACTGTATTTCTCTTTTATTGTAATCCACACACCCTtgaatatttgatatttgaGTTGTGTTGTAATTACTTATGTTTTGTTGAGTTTATCCGCAAGACCGATGTCGTGCCTAGTACTGTTTCCTGTTGACATTTGTTTCTCCCTAACTACCGCGGGGTCGCTATCATTTTAACAGGAGGCAACACTATTCGACCGGGGAACAGACTTCAGCATAACACCGGCATAACCACAAGCATAGCGTAACGGCTGCAGTGTAAACGCATCCGAACATTTTTAGTTAGTACACACCTGAGGCCTACTAAACTTCTTTTCTCACTTATTTTAACACTAAACAGAGAAAGTAAAGGCATCCTTACTTCAATGATTGATTAGTTTTTCTGCCAGTAAAATGTAAAACTCAGTATATCAACAGTGAGAACTAAGACTAAAAATAAGATATGTGGTTGTCATCTTAGAGGTTGTTTTCGTCTAAGGAGCCTGTTTGTGATGTCTTTAATCAAGTTATGTTCAAGACAATATGCAAAACATCATTTGGTTTTAGGAACCTGTTCTTTCCATAGATAACAGGAAGTTAGACTGCACAAAATGGacacacaaaacatgacatgacataaAAATTTCATTTGGTTTTAGGCTTCTGAAGAGACAACTGTTCTCAAAGAGTCCGAATTGATggaataatttttatttttaagttcactttcagcagcagcacactaCACTGCAACTATTTCCTACAATTAATATCTTCCATGTATAATTCAAAGATCAAATTTCAATGTACTCAAAATAGAAACATTCAATAAATCCTAAGTAATTAATGAGATTTGCCGAGTGGTACAAGTGCAGATGCACACGATACAGGCGTTCATTCGATAAATCTATTCTAAGAAGTTAGATCAATATCGATCGCCTTCATAAATGGCTTTTGATCATCTCTGACACAGCAGTATCTCTTACTATATAATACCTTCAGGACCTCAAATATCAAGTGTCACATCTTCTAAGGATGTCACATTTTGTCAGTGGTCCCAGACTTCCTTGCTGATTTATTCCCAATTTCACCTCAGACATTAAATAGATCTGTATCTGACAGCATAGAACTATCTATTAGCAGACGCCTAAGAAGTGTCATCAACTTGGATTTTCCTTCAACATTTGACATTTATCCCGTCAGTGAAAGACTAAGGGAGCAGCTCTGATGTTGCACTTttagctgctgtttgtttgtgtcccttgTTTGCTCTTGTTCTGATACCATCCACTGATtatctctttctgttttttttctccctctctcaccaGGAGCGCAATAGAAATAAACAGTAACCTTCAAGCAAGCTCTCTCCGCTAGAACTGCAACACTAATGACGTAGGaccttaaataataaaatttgcCTAACCACAAGGAGGAAAGGCTTTCACAAATCTTTCCGCTGAAGACGACAATGTatctgaacacttgaacatgATAATAGATGGACTCATCTGTATCCGTTGACTGGTGCAT
Coding sequences:
- the ythdf3 gene encoding YTH domain-containing family protein 3 isoform X2 gives rise to the protein MQNGSMHQKDGVNDDDFEPYLSGQTNQSNNYPPMSDPYMPSYYAPSIGFPYSLGEAAWSTAGDPPMPYLTTYGQMSNGEPHFIPDGVFSQPGALGNTPPFLGQHGFNFFPGNADFSTWGTSVSQGQTTQTSVYSNSYGYAPSSLGRAITDGQAGFGSDTQLSKVPVLNSIEQGMTGLKLGTDMVAAVTKTVGSPLVGTAGMSSMAANSLPPSVSSSAPKPASWAAIAKKPAKPQPKVKPKANMGMGGGAIPPPPIKHNMNIGTWDDKGSLNKPPLAQTMMPPQPMVQQPLLAQPQPLLQNPLPPQHQHQHQHQHQHQHQPQHQHQHQQQQHQHQHHQHQPQHQHQHQHQHQTYHLHSLQSPQHPQPMPPGPQHLHLSSQPGPPQPLHQHQQQPQQPGPPPNRWVAPRNRGEGFGLGGGVPLSASPCSGEVHPVLEKLRALNNYNPKDFDWNLKNGRVFIIKSYSEDDIHRSIKYSIWCSTEHGNKRLDGAYRSLGNKGPLYLLFSVNGSGHFCGVAEMRSPVDYNAYAGVWSQDKWKGKFEVKWAFIKDVPNNQLRHIRLENNDNKPVTNSRDTQEVPLEKAKQVLKIIATYKHTTSIFDDFAHYEKRQEEEEALRKERNRNKQ
- the ythdf3 gene encoding YTH domain-containing family protein 3 isoform X1, with amino-acid sequence MSATTVDQRPKGQGNKVQNGSMHQKDGVNDDDFEPYLSGQTNQSNNYPPMSDPYMPSYYAPSIGFPYSLGEAAWSTAGDPPMPYLTTYGQMSNGEPHFIPDGVFSQPGALGNTPPFLGQHGFNFFPGNADFSTWGTSVSQGQTTQTSVYSNSYGYAPSSLGRAITDGQAGFGSDTQLSKVPVLNSIEQGMTGLKLGTDMVAAVTKTVGSPLVGTAGMSSMAANSLPPSVSSSAPKPASWAAIAKKPAKPQPKVKPKANMGMGGGAIPPPPIKHNMNIGTWDDKGSLNKPPLAQTMMPPQPMVQQPLLAQPQPLLQNPLPPQHQHQHQHQHQHQHQPQHQHQHQQQQHQHQHHQHQPQHQHQHQHQHQTYHLHSLQSPQHPQPMPPGPQHLHLSSQPGPPQPLHQHQQQPQQPGPPPNRWVAPRNRGEGFGLGGGVPLSASPCSGEVHPVLEKLRALNNYNPKDFDWNLKNGRVFIIKSYSEDDIHRSIKYSIWCSTEHGNKRLDGAYRSLGNKGPLYLLFSVNGSGHFCGVAEMRSPVDYNAYAGVWSQDKWKGKFEVKWAFIKDVPNNQLRHIRLENNDNKPVTNSRDTQEVPLEKAKQVLKIIATYKHTTSIFDDFAHYEKRQEEEEALRKERNRNKQ